One Gammaproteobacteria bacterium genomic window, GAAAAAAACAGTGTTTCCAATCAACTAAAACTCAACCTGCCTAATCAGGTTGAGATTGAAGCAGCCGACTTACTCCTGGCCAACATCCTCGCTAACCCTCTCATCGACCTAGCGCATAAGCTTGCTGGATTAACAAAGCAGGGAGGAGTCATTGTACTATCAGGCATTCTAGCGGAGCAGGCACAACGGGTGAGCGATGCCTACACCCCCTATTTCGAAATGGCAAAACCCGTACAACAAGAAGATTGGATTCGCCTAGAAGGTATACGCAAGTAGGCCGCAAAACCAAAAACCGGAGTACTTAATGTTCACCCGCTGCCCACACTGCAAAACAACCTATCGGGTTCACCCCGAGCAGCTCAGTACTGCCAAGGGTTTTGTGCGCTGCGGCAAGTGTGATGGTGTCTTCCAATCACTCGACCACCTGTTCGAAACAACACCCCCTTCTCACCCTGAAGTCGCCACGCATGAAGTAGACCCATCAACGATCGAAGATATCCAACAAACAGCAACAACCGACGGCCAAGCTACACACCCCATAGCGCCGCAGGAGCCGCAGGAGCCGCAGGAGCCGCAGGAGCCGCAGGAGCCGCAGGAGCCGCAGGAGCCGCAGGAGCCGCAGGAGCCGCAGGAGCCGCAGGAGCCGCAGGAGCCGCAGGAGCCGCAGGAG contains:
- a CDS encoding zinc-ribbon domain-containing protein, producing the protein MFTRCPHCKTTYRVHPEQLSTAKGFVRCGKCDGVFQSLDHLFETTPPSHPEVATHEVDPSTIEDIQQTATTDGQATHPIAPQEPQEPQEPQEPQEPQEPQEPQEPQEPQEPQEPQEPQEPQE